cgcctgacttcttgctactcagctgaaagatgcctagctttaaaagcaatcaggttccctttgttgctgtcactcaagGAATCAACTCAACTATCCCTTTGTCTCTTTAATGCCCCCTGGATTGGTCTTAAgggacagttgtgtaattgaagggcagatataAATAtgctttgtattctttcaccagtttatgtaaactcagggcatgcagctcccatccccactcaccccccccacccccgcccacacacacacaggcagacacctacctacctaacaaggtaggcggGATCTTTAccctggggatccctgaaataattggatgagcaacttaagaccagtgctgagggtagctggagtagagtaactgtctcctgagcagggagaacaataacaacaatatgtCTGCTTTCGTAGTTAAAGCTgttggcagatagtaattagtcATATGCTTGTATGAagtatcattaaggtagcactataatgagagggtattgtggggatgatttttaattaagagaatgtgactgggactcttctccaacttacaaATCTGAATGCTTCTGcatttgctttaattggtgcacaaaactaaataacacttgtactaaatggtcttgcttgcaggcatatgaatattagcctaccactgacaaaattatacatcagggaagatattgcagtgttcttttggataatgaatgtgatgccaatcttcttgaatttgtcaatctcagccttataaaccacttgattatctagtTAAGAAGAGctagtaccagtctattaaagttgaataatacatacactatcaattttttaccATTCCGTTTTGTCTTGACAACTTGCaaatttttcattataatattgcatgtatgccattttccaattattagaggatatttgcagctattttttctcattttcagttatCCCATGTCAAgtactgaaggtccccaaagctcttcctccatccacatcattactgttgactgtactttgaggatttagtatttcctcagtgttatttcattgccatcaaacctgaggggtccatgtttgatcaccaggtcttcctcgcagtccctatttctggagattccactaagacctgtgcaccatggatggccctgcttgtctttgaaacactgggtggcagtgcttctggcatcacagcaacctgcacgccaccacaggacagcactgtaagatgagtgctgtgagctagaatacaggctccacaaacataaagaatgtgtttctgttccataatccctttcatatatacctgtaaaaatggttttctcccaagtagaatatTCAGCATGTTTCACATTCCCAATTTTGTCTAGTACTtaattgtttttcagttagattgaTGCAATGAATACATCTAacctctaccaactggaattagcaagtcttatcactcctgtggtctattggtctcatgtcttccttctgttatgtttgttgtatgtattcatgtacctctttaagcaaatatcaaacctgtgtccatttatcactttcatatccaacctgatttctataatagctatttttatcatttggattgtttacatgtttgtatttcgtccaatgggcaataaacattaagcatagtgttttatttatattcatataagagggttgtcactaaagatctactttgtatcaatgcgTATTTTAAGGGCTGTATTGTAAACCAATATGTTGAAAATAgtcaatgttctgttctgttcttttatagaaatccaggaagatgatgatcatttgcttgagcacttgcaatgtgaaagatgcatggacagaatagaacaatgctataaatttaatacctattctcagcataaaaataattttcctccaaaggaagcttatgagatgtttgaattacatgaaaaaattgtaaaatcagatttaatcattctagaattaaatcagaacagaagcaacaaaatacagaagtcagttgtgctcagtgaagatgagaaaacttttctccaaatTGAACAAGAGCCATTTTGTACTGAAagaaaattccctgagtgtgaaccacccaggctcatgaagtcacaatgcattcagcatcaggagtctgatgaactTGAGAAACCACACGCAGGCGATAAATGTGGGACAACCTCCGTCGAGGACTCTGAATGCAGTCAGCGTGGGCAAAAACACAAGaaagtgttcaaactcaatgagcattatcaaaaaagtcacgaaggacaaaagctatataaatgtttgcaatgtgggaaaactttccACAGTgtgtcatacctcaagggacatcaggaatctCATGTGGCAGGcatgtcctatgtatgcagtgaatatgggaaaggcttcaccaggaagagtgatctcactgctcatcagcaaacttatACTGGAGAGAAGCCCCATGTATgttgtgaatgtggcaaaggctttaaccAGAAGAGTTCTCTCACTTTTCatcggcgaactcatactggagagaaaccccacatatgtggtgaatgtggaaaagcttttatcaggaagtgtatgcttactgttcatcagcaaactcatactggagagaaatcccatgtatgtggtcaatgtggaaaagcctttctcaggaaggatggtttCACgggtcatcagcgaattcatactggagagaaaccccatgtatgtggtgaatgtggcaaaggctttttccagaaggcttctctcactgttcatcagcgaaatcatactggagtgaaaccccatgtatgtggtgaatgtggaaaagcctttatcaggaagacttttctcactgttcatcagcgaactcatactggagagaaaccccatgtatgtggtgaatgtggaaaagcttttaccaGAAAGGGTAAACTTACTGagcatcagcgagctcatactggagagaaatcctttgtatgtggtcaatgtggaaaaacctttctcaggaaggatggtctcactcttcatcagcgaactcatactggagagaaaccccatgtatgtggtgaatgtggaaaaggctttatccagaagactgctctcactgttcatcagcgaactcatactggagagaaaccccatgtatgtggtgaatgtggaaaagcctttaccttgaAGTgtactctcactgttcatcagcgaactcatactggagagaaaccccatgtatgtggtgaatgtggaaaagcttttatcagaaagggcaaacttactgagcatcagcgagctcatactggagagaaaccccatgtatgtggtgaatgtggcaaaggctttatccagaaggcttctctcactgttcatcagcgaaatcatactggagtgaaaccccatgtatgtggtgaatgtggaaaagcctttatcaggaagacttttctcactgttcatcagcgaactcatactggagagaaaccccatgtatgtggtgaatgtggaaaagcttttatcagaaagggtaaacttactgagcatcagcgagctcatactggagagaaatcctttgtatgtggtcaatgtggaaaaacctttctcaggaaggatggtctcactcttcatcagcgaactcatactggagagaaaccccatgtatgtggtgaatgtggaaaaggctttatccagaagactgctctcactgttcatcagcgaactcatactggagagaaaccccatgtatgtggtgaatgtggaaaagcctttaccttgaAGTgtactctcactgttcatcagcgaactcatactggagagaaaccccatgtatgtggtgaatgtggaaaagcctttaccttgaAGTgtactctcactgttcatcagcgaactcatactggagagaaaccccatgtatgtggtgaatgtggaaaagcttttatcagaaagggcaaacttactgagcatcagcgagctcatactggagagaaaccccatgtttgtggtgaatgtggcaaaggctttatccagaaggcttctctcactgttcatcagcgaaatcatactggagtgaaaccccatgtatgtggtgaatgtggaaaagcctttatcaggaagacttttctcactgttcatcagcgaactcatactggagagaaaccccatgtatgtggtgaatgtggaaaagcttttatcagaaagggtaaacttactgagcatcagcgagctcatactggagagaaatcctttgtatgtggtcaatgtggaaaaacctttctcaggaaggatggtctcactcttcatcagcgaactcatactggagagaaaccccatgtatgtggtgaatgtggaaaaggctttatccagaagactgctctcactgttcatcagcgaactcatactggagagaaaccccatgtatgtggtgaatgtggaaaagcctttaccttgaAGTgtactctcactgttcatcagcgaactcatactggagagaaaccccatgtatgtggtgaatgtggaaaagcttttatcagaaagggcaaacttactgagcatcagcgagctcatactggagagaaaccccatgtatgtggtgaatgtggaaaaggctttatccagaagccttctctcactgttcatcagcgaactcatactggacagaaaccacataaatgtagtgaatgtggcaaaagctttattcgtaaaggaaatctcaaaactcatctacaaattcacaggagaaaaaccctatgtatgtggtgagtgtggcaaagggtttatccagaagacttctaTCACTGTTCATCGgtgaactcatactggtgagaaatcccatgcatgtagtcaatgtggaaaagcctttctcaggaaggatggactCACTGTTTatcggcgaactcatactggagagaaaccccatataagtagtgaatgtggcaaaaactTCATTCATGAAGGAAATTTGAAAACTCATCTataaattcacaggagaaaaaccctatgtaggtggtgagtgtggtaaagctttcagccagacgcagtgccttacagcacatcagagatttcacaaggaaagaagccctttgcTTGAATTAAATGGAACATCAAatggaacat
The Tenrec ecaudatus isolate mTenEca1 chromosome 3, mTenEca1.hap1, whole genome shotgun sequence DNA segment above includes these coding regions:
- the LOC142442241 gene encoding LOW QUALITY PROTEIN: uncharacterized protein LOC142442241 (The sequence of the model RefSeq protein was modified relative to this genomic sequence to represent the inferred CDS: deleted 3 bases in 2 codons; substituted 1 base at 1 genomic stop codon), whose protein sequence is MYIVNGSYLKRRNHTGVKPHVCGECGKAFIRKTFLTVHQRTHTGEKPHVCGECGKAFTRKGKLTEHQRAHTGEKSFVCGQCGKTFLRKDGLTLHQRTHTGEKPHVCGECGKGFIQKTALTVHQRTHTGEKPHVCGECGKAFTLKCTLTVHQRTHTGEKPHVCGECGKAFIRKGKLTEHQRAHTGEKPHVCGECGKGFIQKASLTVHQRNHTGVKPHVCGECGKAFIRKTFLTVHQRTHTGEKPHVCGECGKAFIRKGKLTEHQRAHTGEKSFVCGQCGKTFLRKDGLTLHQRTHTGEKPHVCGECGKGFIQKTALTVHQRTHTGEKPHVCGECGKAFTLKCTLTVHQRTHTGEKPHVCGECGKAFTLKCTLTVHQRTHTGRNPMYVVNVEKLLSERANLLSISELILERNPMFVVNVAKALSRRLLSLFISEIILEXNPMYVVNVEKPIRKTFLTVHQRTHTGEKPHVCGECGKAFIRKGKLTEHQRAHTGEKSFVCGQCGKTFLRKDGLTLHQRTHTGEKPHVCGECGKGFIQKTALTVHQRTHTGEKPHVCGECGKAFTLKCTLTVHQRTHTGEKPHVCGECGKAFIRKGKLTEHQRAHTGEKPHFS